The Drosophila santomea strain STO CAGO 1482 unplaced genomic scaffold, Prin_Dsan_1.1 Segkk101_quiver_pilon_scaf, whole genome shotgun sequence genome contains a region encoding:
- the LOC120457486 gene encoding uncharacterized protein LOC120457486 translates to MFKLSDDVIRMLVVSKLKDHAQIWLHSSERLLTLPVHELLFQLGEAFHGTESKIRTRRKFQERKWKQSEDFSTYFKEKTLLATQIRIDDEELIDNIIEGIPDSLLRQQAHMHCFNSSAQMLQAFAKFSLSKPLLSSAGHAKISFEKGSGSAPPKRCFNCNAIGHFAADCRKPKREYGACYACGSKDHLVYNCTERTFVSANEYNA, encoded by the exons atgtttaagctaAGCGATGATGTAATTCGCATGCTGGTGGTGTCCAAATTAAAGGACCATGCTCAAATTTGGTTGCACTCTTCGGAACGTTTGCTGACTCTGCCGGTTCATGAACTTCTGTTTCAACTTGGAGAAGCTTTCCACGGCACGGAGAGCAAAATAAGAACTCGACGAAAGTTTCAAGAGCGCAAATGGAAACAGTCAGAAGATTTTTCTACATACTTCAAAGAAAAAACGTTGTTGGCTACACAGATTCGGATAGACGATGAGGAACTAATCGATAACATCATTGAAGGGATCCCCGACTCCCTTCTGAGACAACAGGCACACATGCACTGTTTTAACTCGTCTGCGCAGATGTTGCAGGCATTTGCCAAGTTCTCGCTAAGTAAACCGCTACTTTCTTCAGCTGGACATGCCAAAATTTCGTTCGAGAAGGGATCTGGTTCAGCTCCTCCAAAAAGGTGCTTCAATTGCAATGCTATTGGGCATTTCGCTGCTGACTGCCGCAAGCCCAAGCGCGAGTATGGAGCCTGCTACGCATGTGGCAGTAAGGATCATCTGGTGTACAACTGCACCGAGAGGACGTTCGTATCCGCCAATGAATAT AATGCCTAA